The stretch of DNA ATGAACAAAAAAATGCTTATATAAATACTCAGCTCTATACTGAAGACATAGAATATAAAAATTCTGATGAGTCGTTTGAAGATATGTCGATAATTTATGCTTATACGGCTTTAAAAGAGCATAGTCAAAAGTCCGTTAAATATAAAATAAACGAAAAACCATTGTTTCAAGTTAATTGTAAATAAACAAACTGAAACAATAAAATAATTATTAAAAATGGTGCTTGAAATATAAAAAAAATTAAGCAGTAGATGGCAAGAAGGTCATAAATGGTTATGGTATTCATTAGGCTATAAAGCTTATAATATAGCAATCAAGTTTATTGATAGTACACTTTACTTAGAAGGTGTTAATTTACTTTAATACAACCACTTATGTAAAAAAAAAAAAAAAAATGAAAAATAATTTAACTATTAGCGATAAAGAATTTACAAACTTAACTATAGAAGCATATAGAGATGGTGAGCTTGAGAAGATAGTCCCCTATTTAAAACAAGGTTATAAAATCAATCATGCAGATGTTGCTGAAGGTATGTTTTTTATCGATTTTGATATTGATAAAATGGAGAAATTCGCAGCTATGGGGTTTGATGTAAACACACCAGATAAATGGACAAAGAATCCTTATTGGTTTGATTTTTTTTATGATCTGGAAGCAGATATAGAATTGGTCAAAAGAGTACTTTCCATTAAAAGTCTTGATCTAAACGCTGGTTCAGAAAAAGGGTTTTCATTACTTTTCAGAACGGATTCACTTGTGAAATCAGTTACCCCTGCAAATATTATCCAACTGATTAAATTGTTGTTGGATAGCGGAATTAAGGTAGGTACTCTAGACAAGTATGAAAAAAATGCTTTACATTTTTGGGGTGATTATCCCGAGGTTTTAAAACTTCTAACATTACAAGGATTAGATATCAATAAACATGATAATAAAGGGTATACCCCCTTTAGTTGGTTTTGTTATTCTTGTGAGAATGAGGAAACAATGATTAAAAGTGTTGATGCTTTTGTTGAATTAGGTGCAAATATCAATTACGAAGTAATCCTTCCAAAGTCCGAAAAATTAGGTATGACACCTCTCTTTTTTGCTATTTCTAATAAAAAGCTTCCTCTTGTAAAACACTTATTAGAGTTAGGAGTTGATAAAAATCAAGTGAGTAAAAATGGCTTAACAGCATTGGAAGTTGCATTAAGCACACAAAATAGAGAATTCATCGAGTTGTTCTTTAATGAGGATAAAGTAGATTATAGCACGACAATAAAATCGCTGCTTGTCGGCTATAATATGGTGTCTCAAAATTGGGATGCCGTGTTGTATTGGGGATTGCAAATAAATGAAGATGAGTTGGAGAAATGGGAAGTAATACATCAACTATCTTATGCTTATAGAAAGAATGGTAACATTGATAAAGCCCTAGAATATGCTTTGAGAGGGATCAATAAGTTTGGATTAAACAATATGTTTTTCGATAATATAATCTATATCTACATTATCTCTGGGCAATATCAAGCAGCCATTGACTTTTGGAGGAAAAACAAAGCAAACTTCGATCCAAAAAAAACTGCTTCAGCAAATACCATAGGTCACATGATTGTAGCCTACGAACAATTGCAAATGTATACTGAAGGTATTAAAGAGCTAAAAGAATATGCAGACCAATGTCATGGTACATCTGAAGGGCGTAGTGGATTTTCGCAGTTTAACTTTGCATGTCTATATGGTCTTATAAACGATATTGAAGGTGTCATTCATTACAGTGCTGTTGCTATAGAGAATGATTATCATGCTTACGATTTTGAATGCGACAGTTCTTTTGATAATGTGCGGGAACATGAAGCCTTTGAGTTATTAATGGAATATAGCAATGAAAAAATCATTTATTTATATCTGAAAAAAGAAAACCAGAATGTCATATTTTACACAAGAACAAATGATAAATTTGAAATCATTGAGTTTGGTGAAGAAAAACAAAGTAACAACAAGGTTAATGTTGAATCTACAGCAGTTCTTATTAATTCAGTGTATCAAAAATCAAAGGAATATATTGATAAAGGGTATGCAGTAAGTGAATTCAACTATGCCGAAAAATGGGTTTCCGTTTATGATAATATTTTCAATCAAATAGCAAAAGAGACAATAACACCATTAGGTGAATTAAGATTGGAATGGGATTTTAATTTTGATTATAATGAGGAAGAAGGGAATTCTCTAGAACGCCCTTATTATGCTTATTCTGATAATAATTTTGAGATAGATCATTACGATTATATTCAATATATTCCTACTAAGCGTATTTTTAAAGAGATAATGCGAAAAGTGGTGAAGTTGGATTCCTTTAGTAATCTATCCAAAAAGGAGGAAGTTAAATTAATTCAATCAGAACACGATTGTGGGGATGAGTTTCATTTTACATGGAAACAGTAAGACTCATTCAAAGAAGGCTTTTACCTATATTTTGAATTGGATAAACGATGATAACACTCTACATAATAAATAGAGTTTCCTGTGGTTTATTTTTTATAAAGAAAAACCTTCTCATTTAATCCATAATAAAACTTAAATAACTATCTAAAGCTTTATTAAAGTTTTTTGGTACGGCATGTCCAAGATCTTTTATTTCTATAAATCGATGCTGTAATCTATATTTTTCAAATTGCTCTTTAATATTAAGCGTTTCTTTTCGGTATCGATAATCATTTTCACCCGTTAATAAAATAGCCTTTATATTACTTTTAGAGGCTTCCTTTATATTTTCAGGTGTAAAAAACTCGGTGGTACCCCCGCCATGATTTAAAGAAATAACCCCCTTAACTGGTAGTATTTGATTTAATGCCAAATCTACACTTAGCTTCCCTCCTAGTGAAAACCCACCAACATACACTATGTCATCTTCTACACTGTAGGTTTTAACAATTTCGGAATAATACTGCTTTATATTTTCGCGTTCCTTAGGTAGATTCCTCCAACCCCATCTATTTGGTGGATTGTCAAGCGTTGTCGCTTCAAAATAAGCAACAATAAATTCTTTAGTAAGCTTATTACTTGTCCACCACAACATCGTATTTTCCATACTACTATTACCGCCATGAAACACTATAAATAGCGGGTATACTTGCATCTCATTATAATTATCCGGTAAGACTACTTTATATTTTTTCTGGCAAAAAGCAACATTCACAAAAAATAAAAAAGCAACAAAAATTAAAAATTTATTCATTTTTAAATTTATAATTAAGAATAATGTATTAAAGTACTAACAAAACATCATGATATGGTA from Flavivirga spongiicola encodes:
- a CDS encoding ankyrin repeat domain-containing protein gives rise to the protein MKNNLTISDKEFTNLTIEAYRDGELEKIVPYLKQGYKINHADVAEGMFFIDFDIDKMEKFAAMGFDVNTPDKWTKNPYWFDFFYDLEADIELVKRVLSIKSLDLNAGSEKGFSLLFRTDSLVKSVTPANIIQLIKLLLDSGIKVGTLDKYEKNALHFWGDYPEVLKLLTLQGLDINKHDNKGYTPFSWFCYSCENEETMIKSVDAFVELGANINYEVILPKSEKLGMTPLFFAISNKKLPLVKHLLELGVDKNQVSKNGLTALEVALSTQNREFIELFFNEDKVDYSTTIKSLLVGYNMVSQNWDAVLYWGLQINEDELEKWEVIHQLSYAYRKNGNIDKALEYALRGINKFGLNNMFFDNIIYIYIISGQYQAAIDFWRKNKANFDPKKTASANTIGHMIVAYEQLQMYTEGIKELKEYADQCHGTSEGRSGFSQFNFACLYGLINDIEGVIHYSAVAIENDYHAYDFECDSSFDNVREHEAFELLMEYSNEKIIYLYLKKENQNVIFYTRTNDKFEIIEFGEEKQSNNKVNVESTAVLINSVYQKSKEYIDKGYAVSEFNYAEKWVSVYDNIFNQIAKETITPLGELRLEWDFNFDYNEEEGNSLERPYYAYSDNNFEIDHYDYIQYIPTKRIFKEIMRKVVKLDSFSNLSKKEEVKLIQSEHDCGDEFHFTWKQ
- a CDS encoding dienelactone hydrolase family protein, with the protein product MNKFLIFVAFLFFVNVAFCQKKYKVVLPDNYNEMQVYPLFIVFHGGNSSMENTMLWWTSNKLTKEFIVAYFEATTLDNPPNRWGWRNLPKERENIKQYYSEIVKTYSVEDDIVYVGGFSLGGKLSVDLALNQILPVKGVISLNHGGGTTEFFTPENIKEASKSNIKAILLTGENDYRYRKETLNIKEQFEKYRLQHRFIEIKDLGHAVPKNFNKALDSYLSFIMD